A single window of Hymenobacter sp. APR13 DNA harbors:
- a CDS encoding SDR family oxidoreductase, with the protein MKDKVVLITGGTSGIGRACAVAFGQAGAQVVVTGRDEARLQETAQELARLGIRHHTVRADVGVAADALRAVAETISAFGRLDVLLNNAGISMRARFQDVDLAVIERLMQTNFFGTVYTTKGALPHLLASKGSVVGISSIAGYRGLPGRTGYSASKFAMHGFLEALRTELLPQGVHVLLACPGFTASNIRQVALAADGSQQGESPRDEQKMMSSEEVAQHILYAVQHRRRDLVLTSQGKLTVFLNKWLPALTDKLVLSHFRKEEEGEMK; encoded by the coding sequence ATGAAAGACAAAGTAGTATTGATTACCGGCGGTACTTCCGGCATCGGCCGGGCCTGTGCCGTGGCCTTCGGGCAGGCCGGCGCGCAGGTGGTCGTCACGGGCCGCGACGAAGCCCGCCTGCAGGAAACCGCGCAGGAGCTGGCCCGCCTGGGCATCCGCCACCACACCGTGCGCGCCGACGTGGGCGTGGCCGCCGACGCCTTGCGCGCCGTCGCCGAAACCATCAGCGCCTTCGGCCGCCTCGACGTGCTGCTCAACAACGCTGGCATCAGCATGCGCGCCCGGTTTCAGGACGTAGACCTGGCCGTGATTGAGCGCCTGATGCAGACCAATTTCTTCGGGACGGTGTACACCACAAAAGGCGCTTTGCCGCACCTGCTGGCCAGCAAAGGCTCGGTGGTGGGCATCAGCAGCATTGCCGGCTACCGCGGGCTGCCAGGCCGCACCGGCTACTCGGCCTCCAAGTTTGCCATGCACGGTTTCCTGGAAGCCCTGCGCACCGAGCTGCTGCCGCAGGGCGTACACGTGCTGCTGGCCTGCCCGGGCTTCACGGCTTCCAACATCCGACAAGTAGCGCTGGCCGCCGACGGCTCGCAGCAAGGCGAGTCGCCGCGCGACGAGCAGAAGATGATGAGCAGCGAGGAAGTGGCCCAGCACATCCTGTACGCCGTGCAGCACCGCCGCCGCGACCTAGTGCTCACCAGCCAGGGCAAACTCACCGTCTTCCTCAACAAGTGGCTCCCCGCCCTCACCGATAAACTGGTGCTAAGCCACTTCCGCAAAGAGGAAGAAGGGGAGATGAAGTGA